In Hwangdonia lutea, a single window of DNA contains:
- a CDS encoding response regulator transcription factor, with the protein MEEQKKRILLVEDDPNFGTVLKDYLMMNDYDVVHAKNGMEGFEKFKKDDFDLCILDVMMPYKDGFTLAKEIREKNTDVPIVFLTAKAMKEDVLKGYKVGADDYLNKPFDSEVLLMKIKAIMQRKATETISDSKQFEFKIGNFDLNSKLRFLRYNGGDPIKLSPKENELLRLLALHENDLMPRELALTKIWRDDNYFTSRSMDVYIAKLRKYLKLDDKVEILNIHGEGFRLVVNN; encoded by the coding sequence ATGGAAGAGCAAAAAAAGAGAATTTTATTAGTAGAGGACGACCCCAATTTCGGTACGGTTCTTAAGGATTATTTAATGATGAATGATTACGATGTGGTTCATGCTAAAAACGGTATGGAAGGCTTCGAAAAGTTTAAGAAAGACGATTTCGATTTGTGCATTCTCGACGTTATGATGCCGTATAAAGATGGCTTTACCTTAGCCAAGGAAATTCGCGAAAAAAACACCGATGTTCCTATAGTTTTCCTAACGGCAAAGGCTATGAAAGAAGACGTTTTAAAAGGCTATAAAGTTGGGGCAGACGATTATTTAAACAAACCTTTTGATAGCGAAGTGCTTTTAATGAAAATAAAAGCAATCATGCAACGTAAAGCCACCGAAACCATTTCTGACAGCAAACAATTTGAATTTAAAATTGGAAATTTCGACCTAAATTCTAAATTACGATTTTTGCGCTATAATGGCGGCGACCCCATTAAACTATCACCCAAAGAAAACGAATTGCTGCGTTTGTTGGCCCTACACGAAAACGATTTAATGCCACGGGAATTAGCACTTACCAAAATTTGGCGCGACGATAATTACTTTACCTCGCGTAGTATGGATGTTTATATTGCAAAACTGCGCAAGTATTTAAAGCTAGACGATAAGGTAGAAATACTAAACATTCACGGAGAAGGTTTTAGGTTGGTTGTGAATAATTAG
- a CDS encoding CTP synthase, with translation MTTTTKYIFVTGGVTSSLGKGIIAASLAKLLQAQGYRVAIQKLDPYINVDPGTLNPYEHGECYVTEDGAETDLDLGHYERFLNIPTSQANNVTTGRIYQSVIQKERRGEFLGKTVQVVPHITDEIKHRVQLLGNSGEYDIVITEIGGTVGDIESLPYIEAVRQLRWDLGEDNGIVIHLTLVPYLSAAGELKTKPTQHSVKTLMESGIQADILVCRTEHDLPEDLRRKLALFCNVREEAVIQSIDASTIYDVPNLMLEQGLDKVVLKKLALKSTTPNITKWNQFLARHKNPKSEITIGLIGKYVELQDSYKSILEAFIHAGAENEVKVNIESVHSEYINSDNAKLKLSHLDGVLVAPGFGERGIEGKIDAVKYVRENNIPFFGICLGMQMAVIEFARHVLNIADADSTEMNAATKNPVIDLMEEQKNITDKGGTMRLGAWACDLKIGSKVRDIYKAETINERHRHRYEFNSNYKSQIEEAGMVATGLNPETGLVEIVEIPEHPWFVGVQYHPEYKSTVANPHPLFVAFVKAALNNHKRKKGVSMAQS, from the coding sequence ATGACAACTACAACAAAATACATATTCGTTACCGGTGGTGTTACATCATCTCTTGGAAAAGGCATAATTGCTGCATCTTTGGCTAAACTATTACAGGCACAAGGGTATAGAGTAGCCATTCAAAAATTAGACCCATACATTAATGTCGATCCTGGAACTTTAAATCCATACGAGCACGGAGAGTGTTACGTGACCGAAGATGGTGCAGAAACCGATTTGGATTTAGGACACTACGAGCGTTTTTTAAACATACCAACAAGTCAAGCCAATAATGTTACTACGGGCAGAATTTACCAAAGCGTAATTCAAAAAGAACGCAGAGGCGAATTTTTAGGAAAAACGGTACAGGTTGTTCCTCATATTACAGACGAGATAAAACACCGCGTACAGCTTTTAGGGAACTCTGGCGAATACGATATTGTAATTACGGAAATTGGTGGAACGGTCGGCGATATCGAATCCTTGCCATACATTGAAGCGGTGCGTCAATTACGATGGGATTTGGGTGAAGATAATGGTATTGTTATTCATTTAACCCTCGTACCATATTTATCCGCTGCGGGCGAGTTAAAAACCAAACCAACCCAACACAGTGTAAAAACGTTGATGGAAAGCGGTATACAAGCCGATATTTTAGTGTGCAGAACAGAGCACGATTTACCCGAAGATTTACGTCGTAAATTGGCATTATTCTGTAATGTGCGTGAAGAAGCCGTGATTCAATCTATTGATGCATCAACCATTTACGATGTACCAAATTTAATGCTGGAGCAAGGTTTGGATAAGGTAGTTCTTAAAAAATTAGCTTTAAAAAGCACAACGCCGAATATTACAAAATGGAATCAGTTTTTAGCACGCCATAAAAACCCTAAGTCCGAAATAACCATTGGGCTAATCGGTAAATATGTCGAGTTACAAGATTCGTATAAATCTATTTTAGAGGCTTTTATCCACGCGGGTGCTGAAAATGAAGTAAAAGTGAATATCGAATCGGTTCATTCCGAATACATCAATAGCGATAATGCCAAATTAAAACTATCGCATTTAGATGGTGTTTTGGTAGCGCCAGGTTTTGGCGAACGCGGTATTGAAGGTAAAATTGATGCCGTTAAGTATGTCCGCGAAAACAATATACCATTTTTTGGTATCTGTTTGGGTATGCAAATGGCGGTTATTGAATTTGCACGGCATGTTTTAAACATTGCAGATGCCGATTCTACCGAAATGAACGCTGCTACCAAAAACCCAGTTATCGATTTAATGGAAGAGCAGAAGAACATTACCGATAAAGGCGGTACCATGCGTTTAGGCGCATGGGCATGCGATTTAAAAATAGGCAGTAAAGTTAGGGATATTTACAAAGCTGAAACCATTAACGAGCGTCACAGACATCGTTACGAATTTAACAGCAACTATAAATCGCAAATCGAAGAAGCGGGTATGGTTGCCACGGGATTAAACCCAGAAACGGGCTTGGTGGAGATTGTTGAAATCCCGGAACATCCTTGGTTTGTGGGTGTGCAATATCACCCAGAATACAAAAGTACGGTGGCAAATCCGCACCCATTGTTCGTGGCCTTTGTTAAGGCAGCGCTAAACAATCACAAAAGAAAAAAGGGTGTCAGTATGGCACAAAGTTAA